From one Callithrix jacchus isolate 240 chromosome 2, calJac240_pri, whole genome shotgun sequence genomic stretch:
- the LOC103787206 gene encoding LOW QUALITY PROTEIN: midkine (The sequence of the model RefSeq protein was modified relative to this genomic sequence to represent the inferred CDS: inserted 1 base in 1 codon) produces the protein MQHRGFLLLSLLALLALTSAVAKKKDKVKKDGPGIECAEEWAWXCGVGFREGSCGAQTQRIRCRIPCNWKKEFGADCKYKFENWGACDGGTGTKVRQGTLKKARYNAQCQETIRVTKPCNPKTKAKAKAKKGKGKD, from the exons ATGCAGCACCGaggcttcctcctcctctctctccttgctCTGTTGGCGCTCACCTCCGCGGTGGccaaaaagaaagacaaggtGAAGAAAGACGGCCCGGGGATAGAGTGCGCGGAGGAGTGGGCCT ATTGCGGCGTGGGCTTCCGCGAGGGCAGCTGTGGGGCCCAGACGCAGCGCATCCGGTGCAGGATCCCCTGCAACTGGAAGAAGGAGTTTGGAGCCGACTGCAAGTACAAGTTTGAGAACTGGGGTGCGTGTGATGGGGGCACCGGCACCAAAGTCCGCCAGGGCACCCTGAAGAAGGCGCGCTACAATGCCCAGTGCCAGGAGACCATCCGCGTGACCAAGCCCTGCAACCCCAAGACCAAAGCCAAGGCCAAAgccaagaaagggaagggaaaggactAG